In a genomic window of Sutcliffiella sp. FSL R7-0096:
- a CDS encoding S8 family peptidase, producing the protein MKGFSVILIAILAFSLAFGTAQAESSSPNASAKKEYLVGFTKGNKASAQSSRNLINAVGGEVQHTFQYMDVVEVSLPEKAAEALKKNPNIAFVEENAEVQATAQTVPWGVPHIKADKAHAAGVTGSGVKVAILDTGIDANHVDLNVKGGASFVSGEPNALQDGNGHGTHVAGTVAALNNTTGVLGVAYNADLYAVKVLSASGSGTLSGIAQGIEWSIANGMNVINMSLGGSSGSSALQQACDNAYARGIVVIAAAGNSGSKGKQNTIGYPARYSSVIAVGAVDSNNNRASFSSVGNELEVMAPGVSVLSTTPGNNYAAFNGTSMASPHVAGAAALIKAKYPSMTNVQIRERLKNTATNLGDPFFYGKGVINVESALQ; encoded by the coding sequence ATGAAAGGTTTTTCGGTCATACTTATTGCAATATTGGCTTTCTCGTTAGCCTTCGGTACTGCTCAGGCAGAATCGTCCAGTCCGAATGCTAGTGCAAAGAAAGAATACTTAGTTGGATTTACAAAAGGTAATAAGGCAAGCGCCCAGTCTTCTAGAAACTTGATAAACGCAGTTGGTGGAGAAGTACAACACACGTTCCAATACATGGATGTTGTGGAAGTCTCTTTACCTGAAAAAGCTGCAGAAGCTTTGAAGAAAAATCCTAATATTGCTTTCGTAGAGGAAAACGCGGAAGTTCAAGCTACTGCACAAACAGTTCCATGGGGTGTCCCGCATATCAAGGCTGACAAAGCTCACGCTGCTGGTGTGACAGGAAGTGGTGTCAAAGTTGCGATCCTAGATACTGGAATTGACGCTAATCATGTTGATCTTAATGTAAAGGGTGGAGCGAGCTTTGTTTCAGGTGAGCCGAATGCCCTTCAAGATGGAAACGGCCACGGAACACATGTAGCAGGAACAGTTGCTGCATTGAATAATACAACTGGTGTACTTGGTGTAGCATACAACGCTGACCTGTATGCAGTGAAAGTTCTTAGTGCTTCAGGTAGTGGTACATTAAGTGGAATCGCACAAGGAATTGAGTGGTCCATTGCAAATGGGATGAATGTCATTAATATGAGTCTTGGTGGAAGCTCTGGATCTTCTGCATTGCAACAAGCTTGTGATAATGCTTATGCTAGAGGCATTGTCGTCATTGCGGCAGCTGGTAACTCTGGTTCTAAAGGAAAGCAAAATACAATTGGTTACCCAGCTAGATATAGTTCTGTTATCGCAGTTGGAGCGGTGGACTCCAACAACAACCGTGCTTCTTTCTCCAGTGTTGGGAACGAGTTGGAAGTAATGGCACCGGGTGTCAGCGTTTTGAGCACAACTCCTGGTAACAACTATGCAGCCTTCAATGGAACGTCCATGGCGTCTCCACACGTTGCTGGAGCTGCTGCATTAATCAAGGCGAAATATCCTAGCATGACAAATGTCCAAATCCGTGAACGTCTGAAAAATACGGCTACAAACTTAGGTGATCCTTTCTTCTACGGAAAAGGTGTCATCAATGTGGAAAGTGCTTTACAATAA
- a CDS encoding S8 family peptidase, with protein MVLSFSFMPSDASANGKPVMKEYLIGLKTGPSIAKADTLVSTLGGSVEHQFKHMNVLHITLPEVAAAALEKNPLVEYVEENVEMHTTAQTVPYGVPHIKADVAHSQNVTGTGVKVAVLDTGIDASHEDLRVVGGASFVSGEPDALTDGNGHGTHVAGTIAALNNNVGVLGVSYDVDLYAVKVLSAGGSGTLAGIAQGIEWAIDNDMDVINMSLGGSTGSTTLKQASDNAYNSGIVVVAAAGNSGSFLGLINTIGYPARYDSVIAVGAVDANNNRASFSSVGSQLEVMAPGVSINSTLPGNQYGELNGTSMASPHVAGAAALLLAQNPNLTNVQVRERLRDTATNLGSAFNYGHGVINLEAALQ; from the coding sequence ATGGTTCTGTCTTTTTCTTTTATGCCATCGGATGCAAGTGCAAATGGAAAACCGGTAATGAAGGAGTATCTGATTGGTTTAAAAACAGGGCCTTCCATAGCTAAGGCAGACACACTAGTGTCAACACTAGGTGGATCGGTGGAACATCAATTCAAGCATATGAATGTGTTACATATCACTTTGCCAGAAGTTGCTGCAGCAGCGCTTGAAAAAAATCCTTTAGTGGAGTATGTGGAAGAAAACGTGGAAATGCACACAACCGCTCAGACGGTTCCTTATGGGGTTCCTCATATTAAAGCAGATGTGGCACATTCTCAAAATGTGACAGGCACTGGTGTGAAAGTGGCTGTATTGGATACAGGTATAGATGCTAGCCACGAAGATCTTCGAGTGGTAGGGGGAGCAAGTTTCGTTTCCGGTGAGCCTGATGCATTGACAGATGGCAACGGACATGGAACACATGTGGCTGGCACAATCGCCGCACTGAATAACAATGTGGGAGTACTTGGTGTTTCCTATGATGTAGATTTATACGCAGTGAAAGTGCTGAGTGCGGGTGGTAGTGGAACGCTTGCGGGTATTGCACAAGGAATTGAATGGGCAATCGACAACGACATGGATGTCATCAATATGAGCTTGGGTGGAAGCACTGGATCCACAACATTGAAGCAGGCAAGTGATAATGCCTATAACAGCGGGATTGTGGTCGTCGCGGCTGCGGGGAACAGCGGTTCTTTCCTTGGCCTAATTAATACCATCGGCTATCCGGCAAGATATGATTCCGTTATTGCAGTAGGTGCAGTTGATGCCAACAATAATCGCGCCTCCTTCTCTAGTGTGGGTAGCCAGTTGGAAGTAATGGCACCAGGTGTGTCGATCAACAGCACTTTACCAGGAAATCAATATGGGGAGCTGAATGGTACGTCCATGGCTTCGCCTCACGTGGCAGGAGCGGCAGCATTGTTACTCGCACAAAATCCAAACCTGACAAACGTGCAGGTTCGAGAAAGATTAAGGGATACGGCTACCAATTTAGGGTCGGCCTTCAATTATGGCCATGGTGTCATCAATCTAGAAGCGGCACTTCAATAG
- a CDS encoding sigma-70 family RNA polymerase sigma factor, protein MHLVDRLKNKEESALQELMSLYGDYLLRTAFLLLKDRFICEEVVQDTFITAYEKIHQLDEPEKLKSWLTSITVNRCKMLMRKWSWKNILLNFDFAERIRGDEHVESPEAQLIVDFDKKSLSESIQELDYKYREVLTLYYFNEMKISEIAVILHTAESTVKTRLKRGRLHLRELIEKGEGANEIERKTSG, encoded by the coding sequence TTGCATCTTGTTGATCGGCTGAAAAACAAAGAGGAATCCGCATTACAGGAACTGATGTCCCTATACGGAGACTATCTTTTACGAACAGCGTTTCTATTATTAAAAGATAGATTCATCTGTGAAGAGGTAGTGCAGGATACCTTCATTACTGCATACGAAAAGATTCATCAATTGGATGAACCTGAAAAACTGAAAAGCTGGCTCACCTCCATTACCGTCAATCGTTGTAAAATGCTGATGCGTAAATGGAGCTGGAAAAATATCCTCCTAAACTTTGATTTTGCAGAACGAATTAGGGGAGATGAGCATGTGGAAAGTCCAGAGGCGCAACTGATAGTGGATTTTGACAAAAAATCACTTAGTGAATCCATTCAAGAGCTAGATTATAAATACCGGGAAGTGCTTACTCTTTATTACTTTAATGAAATGAAAATAAGTGAAATTGCAGTGATTTTACATACTGCGGAAAGCACGGTGAAAACAAGGTTGAAACGCGGACGTTTGCATTTAAGGGAGCTCATCGAGAAAGGAGAGGGGGCAAATGAAATTGAAAGAAAAACAAGCGGTTAA
- a CDS encoding aminotransferase A: MEHLINSNVRDIEISGIRRFFNLVAKYEDVLSLTIGQPDFPTPTHVKMAGITSIETNKTVYTPNAGIPELRKAGADFVSKKYSLSYDPGSEIIVSIGASQGIDIAFRTILEPGTEVILPGPVYPGYEPIIRLCGATPVHIDTRNSGFQLTAELIEKHLTEKTRCIILPYPSNPTGAALPEGELKEIAALLQDKDIFILSDEIYSELVFDGKHRSIASMPGMREKTIVINGVSKSHSMTGWRIGLVFGPEYVMKQMLKVHQYNVSCASSVSQYAALDALTTGIDDADEMKVQYKERMEYVYGRLLEMGLDVVKPDGAFYLFPSIRKYNMKSFDFAMKLVEEAGVAVVPGSAFSELGEGYVRLSYAYDMSTLEKAMDRLEGFLRKF; the protein is encoded by the coding sequence ATGGAGCATCTTATTAATTCGAATGTACGAGATATTGAAATTTCAGGTATCCGTAGATTTTTTAACCTTGTGGCAAAGTATGAGGATGTCCTTTCATTGACAATAGGGCAACCAGATTTTCCGACACCAACCCATGTAAAGATGGCAGGCATAACCTCCATAGAGACGAATAAAACGGTTTACACACCCAATGCCGGCATTCCAGAACTTAGAAAAGCTGGAGCTGATTTTGTTAGCAAAAAGTACAGCTTGTCCTATGATCCAGGATCAGAAATAATAGTATCCATTGGAGCAAGTCAAGGAATTGATATTGCCTTTCGAACGATTTTGGAACCCGGCACAGAAGTGATACTCCCTGGACCTGTCTATCCTGGGTACGAGCCGATCATCAGGCTCTGTGGCGCTACCCCAGTACATATTGATACTAGGAATTCAGGTTTTCAATTGACTGCAGAGCTGATAGAAAAACACTTAACAGAAAAAACTCGTTGCATTATTCTCCCATACCCTTCTAACCCTACTGGAGCCGCATTACCGGAAGGCGAACTTAAGGAAATAGCTGCTTTGTTGCAGGATAAAGATATATTCATATTATCGGATGAAATTTATAGCGAACTTGTTTTTGATGGAAAACACCGCTCCATTGCGTCTATGCCTGGCATGCGGGAGAAAACCATCGTCATTAATGGGGTATCTAAATCCCATTCCATGACAGGGTGGCGGATCGGTCTTGTTTTCGGTCCTGAATATGTGATGAAGCAGATGTTGAAGGTTCATCAATACAATGTATCCTGTGCGAGTTCTGTTTCACAATATGCCGCATTGGATGCATTGACCACCGGGATAGATGATGCGGATGAAATGAAGGTCCAATATAAAGAAAGAATGGAATATGTGTATGGGAGACTTTTGGAAATGGGGTTGGATGTCGTGAAGCCTGACGGGGCGTTCTACCTGTTCCCTTCCATTCGAAAATACAATATGAAATCATTTGATTTCGCCATGAAACTTGTGGAGGAAGCTGGCGTAGCCGTTGTTCCTGGTAGTGCTTTTTCAGAACTAGGTGAAGGTTATGTAAGACTTTCCTACGCATACGATATGTCAACCCTTGAAAAGGCAATGGACCGATTAGAAGGATTCTTGCGAAAATTTTAA
- a CDS encoding DMT family transporter produces the protein MLKIWFVLLALFGGILGGIQAPINSQLGRKIGSLEASFVSFFIGTVFLLLLSTFFGRGNLLQVTHVPKWQLVGGFLGACFVTFVIIAVPKVGVALTIISVIVGQMIISLVIDHFGLFGTTKIVVNYQRVIGIALMLVALFFIYRGTVAVK, from the coding sequence ATGTTGAAAATCTGGTTTGTACTTCTGGCGTTGTTTGGTGGGATACTTGGAGGGATCCAGGCTCCCATCAATAGCCAGTTGGGACGAAAGATAGGAAGCTTGGAGGCGTCTTTTGTTTCTTTCTTTATTGGGACGGTGTTTTTATTATTACTTTCTACGTTTTTCGGTAGGGGAAATCTGCTACAGGTTACCCATGTGCCTAAATGGCAGCTTGTAGGTGGGTTCCTTGGGGCATGTTTTGTAACCTTTGTCATCATAGCAGTTCCAAAAGTGGGGGTTGCCTTGACGATAATCTCAGTTATTGTGGGCCAAATGATAATCAGTTTAGTGATTGATCACTTTGGATTGTTTGGCACAACGAAGATAGTGGTCAATTACCAAAGGGTGATTGGGATTGCCCTTATGCTTGTAGCATTATTTTTTATTTATCGAGGGACGGTAGCGGTAAAATAG
- a CDS encoding IDEAL domain-containing protein: MNKHFSFQPEQSVSTFKSFEMTKEEKVAQIIVDSSVFQFHKNRLMNEIDRALAAGNRKKFQTLSSDYNDLLTQFSHLQ, translated from the coding sequence ATGAATAAGCATTTTTCTTTTCAACCAGAACAATCTGTTTCCACTTTCAAAAGTTTTGAAATGACAAAAGAGGAGAAAGTCGCTCAAATCATTGTCGACTCTTCTGTCTTCCAATTTCACAAAAATAGGCTAATGAACGAAATAGATCGAGCTTTAGCTGCTGGCAACCGCAAAAAATTCCAAACTCTTTCCAGTGACTATAATGACTTATTGACGCAATTTTCTCACCTACAATAA
- a CDS encoding NCS2 family permease: MFENYFELKKYGTSVKQEILAGITTFLTMVYIIFVNPAILSAAGIPFEQVFMATIIAAVIGTLTMGIFAKYPIAVAPGMGLNAYFTSVVATQGLTYQAVLGTVFLAGLIIIILSLTRLRKTLIEAIPAPLKYGITAGIGLFIAFIGLKMAGIVVPNEETMITLGDLTSPVTALALGGLFITLILMARRVSGALFYGMLITAVLGYFLDMLNFNGIVDMPPAPQFIHLGEALSGVVANGLYTVVFAFILVTIFDSTGTLVGVSEQGGFMKNGKLARTKPATLSDAFATTAGAALGTSPSCAYIESSAGVAAGGRTGLTSVVVAGLFLLSMFFSPVISVISGLPAITAPILIIVGCFMMEGLAKIEWKNFDEAFPAFAIILTMPLTSSIATGIAVGFITYPVMKAVTGKGKEVHPLIYLFAVIFLIQMVFFPAH; the protein is encoded by the coding sequence GTGTTTGAAAACTATTTTGAATTGAAGAAATATGGTACAAGTGTCAAACAAGAAATTTTAGCAGGAATCACAACGTTCCTGACAATGGTCTATATTATATTTGTTAACCCTGCCATTCTTTCTGCGGCCGGTATTCCATTTGAGCAGGTGTTTATGGCAACCATCATTGCTGCTGTCATTGGTACTTTAACAATGGGGATATTTGCAAAATATCCGATTGCTGTCGCTCCCGGAATGGGACTCAATGCATATTTCACTAGTGTGGTAGCCACTCAGGGGTTAACCTATCAGGCAGTATTGGGAACGGTTTTCCTGGCTGGTCTGATTATCATCATACTAAGTTTAACTAGATTGAGAAAAACATTGATTGAGGCCATTCCTGCACCGTTAAAGTATGGGATCACAGCTGGTATCGGCCTGTTCATCGCTTTTATTGGATTGAAGATGGCAGGCATCGTTGTCCCGAACGAAGAGACAATGATTACTTTAGGTGATCTCACAAGCCCTGTAACTGCACTTGCGCTCGGAGGACTTTTCATAACGCTAATTCTTATGGCAAGGCGTGTATCGGGTGCATTGTTTTATGGGATGTTAATTACCGCGGTTCTTGGTTACTTTCTTGATATGTTGAATTTCAATGGAATTGTGGACATGCCGCCAGCTCCTCAGTTCATTCATCTTGGCGAAGCTCTAAGTGGTGTGGTAGCAAACGGTCTATATACGGTCGTATTTGCATTCATCCTGGTTACTATTTTTGATTCTACAGGAACATTAGTAGGAGTATCGGAACAGGGCGGATTCATGAAAAATGGGAAACTAGCAAGAACGAAGCCCGCTACACTTTCCGATGCATTTGCAACAACAGCAGGTGCTGCCCTTGGTACAAGTCCATCTTGTGCCTATATCGAATCATCTGCGGGAGTTGCAGCAGGTGGAAGAACCGGATTGACATCGGTGGTGGTAGCAGGATTATTTTTACTTTCGATGTTTTTCTCACCTGTCATCTCTGTCATTTCCGGTTTGCCTGCCATCACGGCGCCGATCTTGATCATTGTCGGCTGCTTTATGATGGAAGGTCTGGCGAAGATAGAATGGAAGAACTTCGATGAGGCTTTCCCGGCGTTTGCCATCATTTTGACTATGCCTTTGACTTCAAGCATTGCAACGGGTATTGCGGTAGGATTCATTACGTATCCGGTGATGAAAGCTGTAACCGGGAAGGGGAAGGAAGTTCATCCGTTGATTTATTTGTTTGCGGTGATCTTTTTGATCCAAATGGTATTCTTTCCAGCCCACTAA
- a CDS encoding PadR family transcriptional regulator, giving the protein MTMKLVILGLLMEGDKHPYEIQQVMHERNMEQYIKMAKGSLYYAVEQLLNKELIEVKKVVTDQSRPDKTIYSITPKGMEAFQQLLKKQIQTESTHFHPMYTALAFIHHGEEDVIRKALTERIAHTKMQLEMLERVYRLYGIHAPKGSQAIMENAHELCKVELKWLTKLQEEAEKGIFYEENPSTEKTRPID; this is encoded by the coding sequence ATGACAATGAAACTTGTGATACTGGGACTACTAATGGAGGGGGACAAGCACCCCTATGAAATTCAGCAGGTGATGCATGAAAGGAATATGGAACAATATATAAAAATGGCGAAGGGTTCTTTATATTATGCAGTAGAGCAGCTTCTCAATAAGGAACTTATCGAGGTAAAGAAAGTGGTCACTGATCAATCCAGGCCTGATAAGACGATATATAGTATTACTCCTAAAGGTATGGAAGCTTTTCAACAATTACTAAAAAAACAGATTCAAACCGAAAGCACTCACTTTCATCCGATGTATACAGCCCTGGCTTTTATTCATCATGGAGAAGAAGATGTCATACGCAAGGCTCTAACCGAGCGAATTGCACACACTAAAATGCAACTCGAGATGCTTGAGAGGGTGTACCGTCTTTACGGGATACATGCCCCTAAAGGTTCTCAGGCCATCATGGAAAATGCACATGAGCTGTGCAAGGTAGAATTGAAGTGGCTGACAAAACTGCAGGAAGAAGCAGAAAAAGGCATATTTTACGAAGAAAATCCCTCAACAGAAAAAACGCGTCCCATAGATTGA
- a CDS encoding sialidase: MGYYTYPHYYGYHPYFQNHYYRTFPYQQQYQHLRFYPSKHQGKRQLDPEFQKVWAVMQKELEPVYEKLMEFNMNRATARFFVQQFAIFAIQNAGKVTGSNTQKVNQLWNMFLQNNVWLMGLLTAYRIPRQEVERIVKRVFTLTLENINFSPDKDWNGWESLGGRLTSGPGSSSWAANRLDIFARGENRNLIHKWWDGTRWSQWENLGGVIASSPAAVSWGENRIDVFARGENQELLHKWWDGTRWSEWENLGGVLSSSPAVSSWGTNRLDVFVRGTDRALYQKYWDGRRWSDWNRLGGNLTSAPGAVSWGPNRIDIFSRGEQQQLIHKYWDGRNWSEWESLGGRLSSSPTASSWGPNRLDVFARGENFGLIHKYWDGARWSDWVEIGDQLTSEPSAISWGKNRIDVFARGENNELLHLWKD; encoded by the coding sequence ATGGGTTATTACACGTATCCTCATTATTATGGATATCATCCATATTTTCAAAACCATTATTATCGAACATTTCCTTACCAACAGCAATATCAGCACTTACGGTTTTATCCGTCGAAACATCAAGGGAAAAGACAATTAGATCCTGAGTTCCAGAAGGTATGGGCAGTCATGCAGAAGGAATTGGAGCCTGTTTATGAGAAACTGATGGAATTCAATATGAACAGGGCTACAGCAAGGTTCTTTGTACAGCAGTTTGCTATTTTTGCCATCCAAAACGCAGGTAAAGTAACAGGTTCCAACACACAGAAGGTGAATCAGCTATGGAACATGTTTCTACAGAATAATGTGTGGTTGATGGGTTTGCTTACAGCATACAGGATTCCACGCCAAGAGGTGGAACGGATTGTCAAAAGGGTGTTCACTCTTACGTTGGAAAATATCAACTTCTCGCCGGATAAAGATTGGAATGGATGGGAAAGCCTCGGAGGAAGATTGACATCAGGCCCTGGATCTTCTTCATGGGCAGCCAATCGTCTCGATATCTTCGCCAGAGGAGAAAATCGCAATTTGATTCATAAGTGGTGGGATGGAACCAGATGGAGTCAATGGGAAAATCTTGGTGGTGTGATTGCTTCTTCCCCTGCAGCCGTTTCATGGGGAGAGAATCGAATTGACGTATTTGCAAGAGGGGAGAATCAGGAGCTACTCCATAAGTGGTGGGACGGAACCAGGTGGAGTGAATGGGAAAACCTTGGTGGAGTCTTGAGTTCTTCCCCTGCAGTCAGCTCCTGGGGGACTAATAGGCTGGATGTATTTGTACGTGGAACAGACCGTGCTTTGTATCAAAAATACTGGGATGGCCGTCGATGGAGCGACTGGAACAGACTTGGTGGCAATTTGACTTCCGCACCAGGGGCTGTATCATGGGGACCGAATCGTATAGACATTTTTTCAAGGGGTGAGCAACAGCAACTCATCCATAAATACTGGGATGGCCGAAATTGGAGTGAATGGGAGAGCTTGGGAGGGCGTTTAAGTTCAAGTCCTACCGCTTCCTCATGGGGACCGAATCGATTGGATGTTTTTGCCCGTGGGGAAAACTTTGGGCTGATCCATAAATATTGGGATGGTGCAAGATGGAGTGATTGGGTTGAGATTGGTGACCAATTGACTTCAGAGCCATCCGCTATATCCTGGGGCAAAAATCGCATCGATGTCTTTGCAAGAGGAGAGAACAACGAACTTTTACACCTTTGGAAGGACTAG
- a CDS encoding ATP-binding protein — protein sequence MIYLIKPLIVNITIIFSLMFNANLFFPFSKRKPLNFKQKTIFGLFSAFSAKLCMLYPIETLEDTNFDFRMIPILVVTLYGGWYPGLLCTVIVVIVRYTIGGEYVYVGIAVSILALGIGLLFRTVFLKSTKKVLYGLVVISFYYLGYIFILFSTVSFLEMNFYIVYFLAFGITFMALIYTVERLIIANQQFYETLYMDKLSTIGQMAAAFAHEIRNPITTVRGFIQYINNDTKDENLKQFAPLILDELDRTNKIITNYLTVARPTNFSLDYIDVNKVLQDSVELIRPFGSYRNVTMELELEGDHFIYSDEQHLKQALMNIIKNGIEAVEEEQGGYIKIHKQSGEEKGTIVITFVDNGIGMTEEQLEKIGLPYYTTKTKGTGLGSMITNRLIHEMKGKIQYESRVHTGTKVTVILPTVRNKG from the coding sequence ATGATTTACCTAATAAAACCGTTAATTGTTAATATAACCATAATATTTTCGTTGATGTTCAATGCAAATTTATTTTTCCCTTTCAGTAAAAGAAAACCCTTAAACTTCAAGCAAAAGACCATCTTTGGCCTGTTCAGTGCTTTTTCTGCAAAGCTATGCATGCTATATCCCATCGAGACGTTGGAAGACACTAATTTCGACTTTAGGATGATTCCAATCCTTGTGGTCACATTATATGGAGGCTGGTACCCTGGACTGCTCTGTACGGTGATTGTAGTGATAGTCCGTTATACCATCGGTGGGGAGTATGTCTATGTAGGGATAGCAGTTTCGATTCTTGCTCTGGGGATAGGACTTCTTTTCCGAACCGTTTTCCTGAAAAGCACCAAAAAGGTGCTGTATGGATTAGTGGTTATTTCCTTCTATTATCTCGGCTACATTTTCATCTTGTTCAGTACAGTATCATTCTTAGAGATGAATTTCTATATCGTGTATTTCCTTGCATTCGGCATCACTTTTATGGCGTTGATCTACACAGTGGAGAGGTTGATTATTGCCAACCAGCAGTTTTACGAAACGCTATATATGGACAAGCTTTCCACTATTGGACAAATGGCTGCAGCCTTTGCACATGAAATAAGAAATCCGATAACAACCGTTCGGGGCTTCATACAGTACATCAATAACGATACGAAAGATGAAAACCTAAAGCAATTCGCGCCTCTGATCTTGGACGAATTGGACCGTACCAACAAAATCATCACCAATTATTTGACGGTTGCGAGGCCAACCAATTTTTCCCTGGATTACATTGATGTAAATAAGGTTCTGCAAGACTCGGTGGAATTGATCAGGCCTTTTGGTTCCTACAGGAACGTAACCATGGAACTTGAGCTTGAGGGAGACCACTTCATTTACAGTGATGAACAACATCTGAAGCAAGCATTGATGAACATTATCAAGAATGGGATTGAGGCTGTAGAAGAGGAACAAGGGGGATATATAAAAATCCATAAACAATCAGGTGAAGAAAAAGGGACCATTGTGATTACCTTTGTTGATAATGGAATCGGGATGACGGAGGAACAGTTGGAAAAGATCGGCCTGCCTTACTATACAACCAAGACAAAAGGTACCGGGTTGGGTAGCATGATCACCAATCGTCTGATCCATGAAATGAAAGGGAAGATACAATATGAGAGTAGGGTCCATACGGGAACAAAAGTAACGGTTATATTACCAACGGTAAGGAACAAAGGCTGA
- a CDS encoding MFS transporter, translating to MANLENKVIHDPGSEKPKSPLALYFSLPILSWALYDFANTIFSSNIITIFFPFYLQEVIGTNERMDQIASTFLSYANATASFFLVLFSPLFGVLIDRTGKRKGFIIPFTLIAVMSTIFMGVFASFQTSQTLFGLPISFVLVLVLFVVAKFFFHSSLIFYDTMLPDLGTKKELPLISGFGIAVGYMGTLLGLTVYLYVGDSGFHKAFIPSGVLFLLFSLPLFFFFKEKPKEVKEKKSFFSGYKEIYQTFKEMRLYRPVFLFMIAYFFINDAIATAIAMMAIYARAIGGFSASEFILLYLVSTVSSIIGSFIYGYIARSIGSKHAVASVAGLLIVALCFAVFAIAPWMLWVAGSLFGVALGATWVTSRTFIVELTPEGKRGQFFGLFAFSGKVSSIVGPLLYGTITLVLAGYGNLASRTALGSLIILAFIGLLITLRVPYKKEA from the coding sequence ATGGCTAATTTGGAAAACAAAGTCATTCATGATCCTGGGAGTGAAAAACCCAAATCCCCGCTGGCCCTCTATTTTTCTTTGCCGATCTTATCGTGGGCCCTTTATGATTTTGCCAATACTATTTTTTCATCCAACATCATTACAATATTTTTCCCTTTTTACTTACAGGAAGTCATTGGAACGAACGAAAGAATGGATCAGATCGCAAGTACGTTCCTGTCCTATGCGAATGCCACTGCCAGTTTCTTTCTCGTTTTGTTTTCACCCTTGTTTGGCGTCCTCATTGACAGGACAGGGAAAAGGAAAGGGTTTATTATCCCATTTACATTGATTGCGGTCATGTCGACTATTTTCATGGGGGTATTTGCTTCTTTTCAGACCTCGCAAACGCTTTTTGGCTTGCCCATAAGTTTCGTTCTTGTCTTGGTGCTGTTTGTGGTAGCAAAGTTCTTTTTCCATTCTTCCTTGATTTTTTACGACACGATGCTTCCAGACCTTGGTACCAAAAAAGAGTTACCTTTGATTTCCGGATTCGGTATCGCAGTGGGGTATATGGGAACATTACTAGGATTGACTGTCTACCTATATGTAGGAGATAGCGGTTTCCATAAAGCGTTTATTCCGAGTGGTGTATTGTTCTTACTCTTCTCCCTGCCGTTATTCTTCTTTTTCAAGGAGAAACCAAAAGAAGTCAAGGAGAAAAAATCCTTCTTCAGTGGCTATAAAGAGATCTATCAGACATTTAAAGAAATGCGTTTGTATCGACCAGTCTTTCTATTCATGATTGCCTATTTCTTCATCAATGACGCGATTGCGACAGCCATTGCCATGATGGCGATCTATGCAAGGGCCATTGGGGGATTCAGTGCTTCGGAGTTTATCCTGCTTTATCTTGTTTCAACCGTCTCAAGCATCATAGGTTCCTTTATTTATGGATACATTGCACGAAGTATCGGTTCTAAGCACGCAGTCGCATCCGTAGCCGGACTTCTGATTGTTGCGTTATGTTTCGCGGTATTTGCGATTGCTCCTTGGATGCTCTGGGTTGCAGGTAGTTTGTTCGGTGTGGCGCTCGGTGCTACATGGGTAACCTCCCGTACATTCATCGTTGAATTGACACCAGAAGGAAAGAGGGGCCAATTCTTCGGACTATTTGCTTTCTCGGGAAAAGTGTCCTCGATCGTCGGTCCTTTATTATATGGAACAATTACTTTAGTGTTGGCGGGATATGGAAACCTAGCAAGCAGAACCGCCCTGGGATCTTTGATCATCCTTGCTTTCATAGGACTACTCATCACCCTTAGAGTCCCATACAAAAAAGAAGCATAA